One stretch of Xanthomonas sp. DAR 35659 DNA includes these proteins:
- a CDS encoding Ca2+-dependent phosphoinositide-specific phospholipase C — MGIAPLLAWLALIGLPGEARATEAPVTVPIDDLRLDQVQLLGSHNSYRPVPTAQVRRRLQAHDAAEWPALAYGHPSLQAQLALGLRQLELDVAADPHGGLYAAPYARADATTRARMQAPGAKVLHQPGLDYASHCLRFRDCLAVLAAWSRAHPRHTPLVVLVNAVDFDPVPGLWPHRAAFDANDLDTLDRDIVAVVGRARLIVPDDVRGDAPTLREAVLAHAWPRVAQARGRLLFVLDGNPRHEALYRQEHPSLRGRMMFGWYAPDQPEAAVLSIEDPLAQAPRIRALVAQGFVVRTRADADGREARAHDRHRAQAALEAGAQWISTDYYAGAPDPQRLRYWLGIATGLRCDPVTAACGTTAP, encoded by the coding sequence GTGGGCATCGCGCCACTGCTCGCCTGGCTGGCGCTGATCGGCCTGCCGGGAGAGGCGAGGGCGACAGAGGCACCGGTGACGGTGCCGATCGACGACCTGCGCCTGGATCAGGTGCAATTGCTCGGTTCGCACAACAGCTATCGCCCGGTGCCGACCGCGCAGGTGCGGCGGCGCCTGCAGGCGCACGATGCCGCCGAATGGCCGGCACTGGCCTATGGCCATCCATCGCTGCAGGCGCAACTCGCGTTGGGGCTGCGGCAACTCGAACTCGACGTGGCCGCCGATCCGCACGGCGGCCTGTACGCCGCGCCTTATGCGCGGGCCGATGCAACGACCCGGGCCCGCATGCAGGCACCCGGCGCCAAGGTCCTGCACCAGCCGGGCCTGGACTACGCCAGCCATTGCCTGCGCTTTCGCGACTGCCTGGCGGTCCTCGCCGCCTGGTCGCGCGCGCACCCGCGGCACACGCCGCTGGTGGTGCTGGTCAACGCGGTGGATTTCGATCCAGTGCCGGGCCTGTGGCCGCACCGTGCCGCTTTCGACGCCAACGACCTGGACACGCTGGACCGCGACATCGTCGCGGTCGTCGGACGCGCGCGCCTGATCGTGCCCGACGACGTGCGCGGCGATGCGCCAACGCTGCGCGAGGCGGTGCTGGCGCATGCCTGGCCGCGCGTGGCGCAGGCGCGTGGCCGCCTGCTGTTCGTGCTCGATGGCAATCCGCGGCACGAGGCGCTGTATCGGCAGGAGCATCCATCGCTGCGTGGCCGCATGATGTTCGGCTGGTACGCGCCGGACCAGCCGGAGGCCGCGGTGCTGTCGATCGAGGATCCGCTGGCGCAGGCGCCGCGGATCCGCGCGCTGGTCGCGCAGGGGTTCGTGGTGCGCACCCGTGCCGACGCCGACGGCCGCGAGGCGCGCGCGCATGACCGCCACCGCGCGCAGGCGGCACTGGAGGCCGGCGCACAATGGATCAGCACCGATTACTACGCCGGCGCGCCGGATCCGCAGCGGCTGCGCTACTGGCTCGGCATCGCCACGGGGCTGCGCTGCGACCCGGTCACGGCCGCGTGCGGCACGACCGCACCGTGA
- a CDS encoding TonB-dependent receptor, whose amino-acid sequence MSHSIHLPKRLSWAIAAALLGVAPMALAQAQDAQDTRGAASDASAKTLDKVTVAATRYNAADMQMAATNTANVLSADDLKYTAVHNIAEALGLLPGVNVVNTGQSYFGGVDGAARGEGMFASVRGLNAEYNVNLINGVNVAQGLPYSRSVQLSLLPPSGLQTIVLNKTSTAAMDGDAIGGTIDYRTPSGFDYSEATGGSVTASGRMESRARDYGDDGLGEGAAGEFHAKFGADHQFGVYASAYYDERHYVNSEVANAAASRGDWSGKYFSRTTASGQPATGYDPQDLLMATGANIGYSAGDTKRYGGNVSFDWHVDPSLQLYARATYAYAKTEQNTGYTQLVPANVSLVQIGSTGVYQPRIDRVAVRYWYETNPEVADLATFQFGADKQLGNWTLSPNLFYSYGDNDRPDHVEISARVDQYTSTQFPYGATTFSGYDSEGFPKPLLTPAIQAQASDIGGLYARRYGQLTKSYSGQTKGGAKFDVRYDLDQGALSNIQFGVKYVDSSRDFTSRDWTNSKFTEGTLLRDTGLVVGQYDSVYPGKYAWPTVKLSNGGLKAMIAQHLTAASFDTCGSLAINNQNCATMRGDEAVTSAYAMATFRSGDLEVIPGVRFEHTSIRNTFWTMPEDASGNELPGFFSSNRTRYDMPLPSVFLNYRPGAGNSVYRASVWTSYTRPALVQLGGGANYDVSSDGTTVITEGNPDLKPIKSLNVDLSGEWDNGHGGHAMLAGYYKRLTDYIYESGSDPANAGSSAGTGNVRYVRPQNGGDGKVLGVEATVRQTLQGLPAPLDGFGIGANLTRQTTRVDLGMDGFHDERIQNAPDLMANAELFYEKGPLSVNLAYHYSGEYVSVYDYYNRGATWDDLWVKPITRVDLHVGYTFNARLRADLSVANLTNRLSYWAHVGHNSTAISDIVDAGRTALLNVKYTF is encoded by the coding sequence ATGTCGCACTCGATCCATCTTCCCAAACGCCTGTCATGGGCGATCGCCGCGGCGTTGCTCGGTGTCGCGCCGATGGCCTTGGCCCAGGCGCAGGATGCGCAGGACACGCGCGGCGCCGCGTCCGACGCCAGCGCCAAGACCCTGGACAAGGTCACCGTCGCCGCCACCCGCTACAACGCCGCGGACATGCAGATGGCGGCGACCAACACGGCCAACGTGCTGTCCGCCGACGACCTGAAGTACACCGCCGTGCACAACATCGCCGAGGCGTTGGGCTTGCTGCCCGGCGTCAACGTGGTGAACACCGGGCAGTCGTACTTCGGCGGCGTCGACGGCGCCGCGCGCGGCGAGGGCATGTTCGCCTCGGTGCGCGGCCTCAACGCCGAGTACAACGTCAACCTGATCAATGGCGTCAACGTCGCCCAGGGCCTGCCGTACAGCCGCAGCGTGCAGCTGAGCCTGCTGCCGCCGTCGGGCCTGCAGACCATCGTGTTGAACAAGACCTCCACCGCGGCGATGGACGGCGACGCGATCGGCGGCACCATCGACTACCGCACCCCCAGCGGCTTCGACTACAGCGAGGCGACGGGCGGCAGCGTCACCGCCAGCGGGCGCATGGAAAGCCGCGCCCGCGACTACGGCGACGACGGCCTGGGTGAAGGCGCGGCAGGCGAATTCCACGCCAAGTTCGGCGCAGACCACCAGTTCGGCGTTTACGCCAGCGCCTACTACGACGAGCGCCACTACGTGAACAGCGAAGTGGCCAACGCCGCCGCCTCGCGCGGCGACTGGTCGGGCAAGTACTTCTCGCGCACCACCGCCAGCGGCCAGCCTGCGACTGGCTACGATCCGCAGGACTTGCTGATGGCCACCGGCGCCAACATCGGCTACTCCGCCGGCGACACCAAGCGCTACGGCGGCAACGTGTCCTTCGACTGGCATGTCGACCCGAGCCTGCAGTTGTACGCGCGCGCCACCTACGCCTACGCCAAGACCGAGCAGAACACCGGCTACACGCAGTTGGTGCCGGCCAACGTGAGCCTGGTGCAGATCGGCAGCACCGGCGTGTACCAGCCGCGGATCGACCGCGTGGCGGTGCGCTACTGGTACGAAACCAACCCGGAAGTGGCCGACCTGGCCACCTTCCAGTTCGGCGCCGACAAGCAGCTCGGCAATTGGACACTGTCGCCGAACCTGTTCTACAGCTATGGCGACAACGATCGCCCGGACCACGTGGAAATCTCCGCGCGCGTGGACCAGTACACCTCCACCCAGTTCCCGTACGGCGCCACGACCTTCTCCGGCTACGACAGCGAAGGCTTCCCCAAGCCGCTGCTGACCCCGGCGATCCAGGCCCAGGCCAGCGACATCGGCGGCCTGTACGCGCGCCGCTACGGCCAGTTGACCAAGTCCTACAGCGGCCAGACCAAGGGCGGCGCCAAGTTCGACGTGCGCTACGACCTCGACCAAGGCGCGCTGAGCAACATCCAGTTCGGCGTGAAGTACGTCGACAGCTCCCGCGACTTCACCTCGCGCGACTGGACCAACAGCAAGTTCACCGAAGGCACCCTGCTGCGCGACACCGGCTTGGTGGTCGGCCAGTACGATTCGGTCTACCCGGGCAAGTACGCGTGGCCGACGGTTAAGCTCAGCAACGGCGGGCTGAAGGCGATGATCGCTCAGCACCTGACCGCGGCCAGCTTCGACACCTGCGGCAGCCTGGCGATCAACAACCAGAACTGCGCGACCATGCGCGGCGACGAAGCGGTGACCTCGGCGTATGCGATGGCCACGTTCCGCAGCGGCGACCTGGAAGTGATCCCGGGCGTGCGCTTCGAGCACACCAGCATCCGCAACACCTTCTGGACCATGCCCGAAGACGCCAGCGGCAACGAGCTGCCCGGCTTTTTCAGCAGCAACCGCACCCGCTACGACATGCCGCTGCCGAGCGTGTTCCTGAACTACCGCCCGGGCGCCGGCAACTCGGTGTACCGCGCCTCGGTGTGGACCAGCTACACCCGGCCGGCGCTGGTGCAGCTCGGCGGCGGCGCCAACTACGACGTCTCCAGCGACGGCACCACGGTCATCACCGAGGGCAACCCGGACCTGAAGCCGATCAAGTCGCTCAACGTCGATCTGTCCGGCGAGTGGGACAACGGCCATGGCGGCCACGCCATGCTGGCCGGCTACTACAAGCGCCTGACCGACTACATCTACGAGAGCGGCTCGGATCCGGCCAACGCCGGCAGCAGCGCCGGCACCGGCAACGTGCGCTACGTGCGTCCGCAGAACGGCGGCGACGGCAAGGTGCTCGGCGTGGAAGCCACGGTACGGCAGACCCTGCAGGGCCTGCCGGCACCGCTGGACGGCTTCGGCATCGGCGCCAACCTCACCCGCCAGACCACCCGCGTCGACCTGGGCATGGACGGCTTCCACGACGAGCGCATCCAGAACGCGCCGGACCTGATGGCCAACGCCGAACTGTTCTACGAGAAGGGCCCGCTGTCGGTGAACCTGGCCTATCACTATTCCGGCGAATACGTCTCGGTGTACGACTACTACAACCGCGGCGCGACCTGGGACGACCTGTGGGTCAAGCCGATCACCCGCGTGGACCTGCACGTGGGCTACACCTTCAACGCGCGCCTGCGCGCCGACCTGTCGGTGGCCAACCTCACCAACCGCCTGAGCTACTGGGCGCACGTGGGCCACAACAGCACTGCGATCTCCGACATCGTCGATGCCGGCCGCACCGCGCTGTTGAACGTGAAGTACACGTTCTGA
- a CDS encoding esterase/lipase family protein produces MVTVQSRPADDYIATKRGDVLSTGQLSDASQETLRVVAIERKTCEADVPACAAQLRTVQGPDEERRLATLSELWLRAAMTRSPKRAAALDDAALQAWLETARYAYAYLFYSERPASARAFEDRQTQVRDYYNYAVQYVVGSLFERWRARSANGDLHDDDTLAAAGWQARAELDSFRLPGGVARPNAMVPAASLRFDGLRSTYRRDGFGAELVAEVSPAQVGDPTAVLAAAHPGQAAADTPGYSELSYAPTTVLLRFEGDDLAQVLDTHSVVIAPYDPYRDNEVVVHGQRLPLAANFTAAYGLWLARSGFAKQSLRSALGRQYGLEQPHLYLMQPYDPNRRIVVMLHGLASSPEAWVNVANEIMGDEQLRRHYQIWQVYYPTNMPIAWNRAQIETLLQRTLRNFDPQGQAPASQHMVLIGHSMGGVIARLLVSDTGDRIWNDLLANRDLSGERGARIRERLQPLLRFAPQPQVDRAIFIAAPHRGTAFAEGGIGRLVGGLIRLPGALLARFADVMRDIGGDDGVPARVPNGIDNLRDTDPFVRAAADLPISPAVRYHSIIARRDPAVPLADSDDGLVPYRSAHLEGAASELVITSGHSVQETPQAILEIRRILHAQLQAEGDVAH; encoded by the coding sequence ATGGTCACCGTGCAATCGCGTCCGGCCGACGACTACATCGCGACCAAGCGCGGCGACGTGCTCAGTACCGGCCAACTCAGCGACGCCAGCCAGGAGACGCTGCGCGTGGTCGCGATCGAGCGCAAGACCTGCGAAGCGGACGTTCCCGCCTGCGCCGCGCAACTGCGCACGGTGCAGGGCCCGGACGAGGAGCGACGCCTGGCGACGCTGTCGGAACTGTGGCTGCGCGCGGCGATGACGCGCTCGCCCAAGCGCGCCGCCGCGCTCGACGACGCGGCGTTGCAGGCATGGCTGGAAACCGCGCGCTACGCCTACGCCTACCTGTTCTACAGCGAGCGCCCGGCCAGCGCGCGCGCCTTCGAGGACCGGCAGACGCAGGTGCGCGACTACTACAACTACGCGGTGCAGTACGTGGTCGGCAGTCTGTTCGAGCGCTGGCGCGCGCGCAGCGCCAACGGCGACCTGCACGACGACGACACGCTGGCCGCGGCCGGCTGGCAGGCACGCGCGGAACTGGACAGCTTCCGCCTGCCGGGCGGCGTGGCGCGGCCCAACGCGATGGTGCCGGCCGCCTCGCTGCGGTTCGACGGCCTGCGCAGCACCTATCGCCGCGACGGCTTCGGCGCGGAGCTGGTGGCGGAAGTGTCGCCGGCGCAGGTCGGCGATCCGACCGCGGTGCTGGCCGCCGCGCATCCTGGCCAGGCCGCCGCCGATACCCCCGGTTACAGCGAACTGTCCTACGCGCCGACCACGGTACTGCTACGCTTCGAGGGCGACGATCTGGCGCAGGTGCTGGACACGCACAGCGTGGTGATCGCGCCCTACGATCCCTACCGCGACAACGAGGTCGTGGTGCACGGCCAGCGGCTGCCGCTGGCGGCCAACTTCACCGCCGCCTACGGGCTGTGGCTGGCGCGCTCCGGGTTCGCCAAGCAGTCGCTGCGCTCGGCGCTCGGGCGCCAGTACGGCCTCGAGCAGCCGCATCTGTACCTGATGCAGCCCTACGATCCGAACCGGCGCATCGTGGTGATGCTGCATGGCCTGGCCAGCAGCCCGGAAGCCTGGGTCAACGTCGCCAACGAGATCATGGGCGACGAGCAGTTGCGCCGCCATTACCAGATCTGGCAGGTCTACTACCCGACCAACATGCCCATCGCCTGGAACCGCGCGCAGATCGAGACGCTGCTGCAGCGGACCCTGCGCAACTTCGATCCGCAGGGGCAGGCGCCGGCCTCGCAGCACATGGTGCTGATCGGCCACAGCATGGGCGGCGTCATCGCACGGCTGCTGGTCAGCGATACCGGCGACCGCATCTGGAACGACTTGCTGGCCAACCGCGACCTGAGCGGCGAACGTGGTGCGCGGATCCGCGAGCGCCTGCAGCCGCTGCTGCGCTTCGCGCCGCAGCCGCAGGTGGATCGCGCCATCTTCATCGCCGCGCCGCACCGCGGCACCGCGTTCGCCGAAGGCGGCATCGGCCGCCTGGTCGGCGGGCTGATCCGCCTGCCCGGTGCCTTGCTGGCGCGCTTCGCCGACGTGATGCGCGATATCGGCGGCGACGACGGCGTGCCGGCGCGCGTGCCCAACGGCATCGACAACCTGCGCGACACCGACCCGTTCGTGCGCGCGGCGGCCGATCTGCCGATCTCGCCGGCGGTGCGCTACCACTCGATCATCGCCCGCCGCGATCCGGCGGTGCCGCTGGCCGACTCCGACGACGGCCTGGTGCCGTACCGCAGCGCGCATCTGGAGGGTGCCGCCTCGGAACTGGTCATCACCTCCGGGCACAGCGTGCAGGAGACGCCGCAGGCGATCCTGGAGATCCGCCGCATCCTGCATGCGCAGTTGCAGGCCGAAGGCGACGTGGCGCACTGA
- a CDS encoding DUF4105 domain-containing protein yields MRRRWPLRLLRAAAALAIVLASVWGGLFLAYLPHTGTGVRYASALLWLAMGGAALWGLRHSREFRVLPLIFAIGCAGLLYGWSQIRPEQDRDWADDVARTLQPQVDGHLVTLHNVRNFAWRSDSDYTPRWETRQYDLDRLVSADLALSYWMGPAIAHTLVSFGFDDGRRVVFSLEIRKERGEAFSALAGFFRNFEQIMVAADERDILAVRSNVRGEDVYLYRLNIPRAQLRQLFMGYVARAQQLQRTPRFYNTATSNCTTIVFELVRKFEPQLPLDYRLLLSGYLPSYVYAQHGFVPGYTLATLQARGRITARARQAGAGADFSQRIRVGIPGADAAGAAP; encoded by the coding sequence GTGCGCCGGCGCTGGCCGCTGCGCCTGCTGCGCGCCGCCGCGGCGCTGGCGATCGTGCTGGCCAGCGTCTGGGGCGGGCTGTTCCTGGCCTACCTGCCGCATACCGGCACGGGGGTGCGCTACGCCTCGGCGCTGTTGTGGCTGGCGATGGGCGGCGCCGCGCTGTGGGGCCTGCGCCACTCGCGCGAGTTCCGCGTGCTGCCCTTGATCTTCGCCATCGGCTGCGCCGGGCTGCTGTACGGCTGGTCGCAGATCCGTCCCGAGCAGGACCGCGACTGGGCCGACGACGTGGCGCGGACCCTGCAGCCGCAGGTCGACGGCCACCTGGTCACCCTGCACAACGTACGCAACTTCGCCTGGCGCAGCGACAGCGACTACACCCCGCGCTGGGAGACCCGCCAGTACGACCTGGACCGGCTGGTCTCGGCGGATCTGGCGCTGTCCTACTGGATGGGGCCGGCGATCGCCCACACCCTGGTCTCGTTCGGCTTCGACGACGGGCGCCGGGTGGTGTTCTCGCTGGAGATCCGCAAGGAGCGCGGCGAGGCGTTCTCGGCGCTGGCCGGCTTCTTCCGCAATTTCGAACAGATCATGGTCGCCGCCGACGAGCGCGACATCCTCGCGGTGCGCAGCAACGTGCGCGGCGAGGACGTCTACCTGTACCGGCTCAACATCCCGCGCGCGCAGCTGCGCCAGCTGTTCATGGGCTACGTGGCGCGGGCGCAGCAGTTGCAACGCACGCCCAGGTTCTACAACACCGCCACCAGCAACTGCACCACCATCGTGTTCGAGCTGGTGCGCAAGTTCGAGCCGCAGCTGCCGCTGGACTACCGGCTGCTGCTGTCCGGCTATCTGCCGTCGTATGTCTACGCGCAGCACGGCTTCGTGCCCGGCTACACGCTGGCCACGCTGCAGGCGCGCGGACGCATCACCGCGCGCGCGCGGCAGGCCGGCGCCGGCGCCGATTTCTCGCAACGCATCCGCGTCGGCATCCCCGGCGCCGATGCCGCCGGAGCGGCGCCGTGA
- a CDS encoding TetR/AcrR family transcriptional regulator has translation MELRADAAHRRRLLLDAADDIFCEHGVLAPLELVVERAGLGRATLYRNFADRTELMLALLHRALDGLEGCAREIGERPDGLFLLLRDLAEHIAMSAPLADYWRSMPREHPAVELAHERVMGILLPFLQRATEAGLCRPDLGREDLSLLLDMLGACQRGANEAERKALALRACRMLSHALATPAAAAAL, from the coding sequence ATGGAACTCCGTGCCGATGCCGCCCACCGCCGCCGCCTGCTGCTCGACGCGGCCGACGATATCTTCTGCGAACACGGCGTCCTGGCGCCCCTGGAACTGGTGGTCGAGCGCGCCGGCCTGGGCCGCGCCACCCTGTACCGCAATTTCGCCGATCGCACCGAGTTGATGCTGGCGCTGCTACATCGCGCCCTGGACGGGCTGGAGGGCTGCGCACGCGAGATCGGCGAGCGCCCCGACGGCCTGTTCCTGCTGCTGCGCGACCTGGCCGAGCACATCGCGATGTCCGCGCCGCTGGCCGACTATTGGCGCTCGATGCCACGCGAGCATCCGGCGGTCGAGCTGGCGCACGAGCGGGTGATGGGCATCCTGCTGCCGTTCCTGCAGCGCGCCACCGAGGCGGGCCTGTGCCGTCCCGACCTGGGACGCGAGGACCTGAGCCTGTTGCTGGACATGCTCGGCGCCTGCCAGCGCGGTGCCAACGAGGCTGAACGCAAGGCCTTGGCGCTGCGCGCGTGCCGGATGTTGAGCCATGCGCTGGCCACCCCCGCCGCGGCGGCCGCCCTGTGA
- the ppc gene encoding phosphoenolpyruvate carboxylase, with amino-acid sequence MNEYRSSIVFATPDIPLRDDVRRLGALVGDLLAEQVSAQFLDEIESIRTTAIARRESDAPPSSLSEQLSGRAPRDAEALVRAFSTYFQVVNIAERVHRIRRRRDYQRSSADTPQPDGLHDALRRLKAQGVSVQELGDWLPRIDVEPVFTAHPTEAVRRALLEKEQLMVASLVDNLDGMRTPGERATDAARFRMALTASWQTADSSPVRPTVDDEREHVGFYLTQVLYRVIPVMYETLEHAIQETYGTALPLPRLLRFGTWVGGDMDGNPNVDAGTITATLDAQRRAVLDRYLKELWQLASLLSQSTTLVAVSDALLAQLQRYRQLLPEAAARSRPRHADMPYRLLNDLMRARLQATLDDAPGAYTAPAELEQDLQLILDSLQANKGLHAGWFAVRRLLWRVRSFGFHLARLDVRQESSVHARAVAAALGEDDWEAKTPEERASVLGAYAGGEQTLQTAPDDAGNARLDAVFAALADARARHGADALGSYIISMAHNRADVLTVLALARRGGLTDAAGAVPLDIVPLFETVDDLRGGTATLRDLLADPVYRRHLAARDDVQMVMLGYSDSGKDGGIAASRWGLQRAQVELLEAAADLGIRLTFFHGRGGSIVRGGGKTTRALEAAPRGSVDGRLRVTEQGEVIHRKYGIRALALRSLEQMTGAVLLSSLRPRAADAREDAWRPVMDIVAEHSTAAYRDFVGDAEFMRYFRLATPIDVIERMTLGSRPSRRLGQDAALGNLRAIPWVFAWSQARAVIPGWYGVGSGLRAAVEAGHEDTLREMAAHWPFFRTFLDDIAMVLSKGDLNIAEMFSRLAGPLHARFFPRIRDELALTKGWVKTLTGQAALLQHDPRLALSIRLRNPYIDPISVLQVDLLQRWRATDGEDEDLLRALVACVNGVAQGVQNTG; translated from the coding sequence ATGAACGAGTACCGCAGCAGCATCGTGTTCGCCACACCCGACATTCCCCTGCGCGACGACGTGCGCCGATTGGGGGCCCTGGTCGGCGACCTGCTCGCCGAACAGGTGTCTGCGCAGTTCCTCGACGAGATCGAATCCATCCGCACCACCGCGATCGCGCGCCGCGAAAGCGACGCGCCGCCGTCCTCGCTGAGCGAGCAGTTGTCCGGCCGTGCCCCGCGCGACGCCGAGGCGCTGGTGCGCGCCTTCAGCACCTACTTCCAGGTGGTCAACATCGCCGAGCGCGTGCACCGCATCCGCCGCCGCCGCGACTACCAGCGCAGCAGCGCCGATACGCCGCAGCCGGACGGCCTGCACGACGCCTTGCGCCGGCTCAAGGCGCAGGGCGTGAGCGTGCAGGAACTGGGCGACTGGCTGCCGCGCATCGACGTGGAGCCGGTGTTCACCGCGCACCCGACCGAGGCGGTGCGCCGCGCGCTGCTGGAAAAAGAGCAGTTGATGGTGGCCAGCCTGGTCGACAACCTCGACGGCATGCGCACGCCCGGCGAGCGCGCCACCGACGCGGCGCGCTTCCGCATGGCCCTGACCGCCTCGTGGCAGACCGCCGATTCCTCGCCGGTGCGGCCGACCGTGGACGACGAGCGCGAGCACGTCGGCTTCTACCTGACCCAGGTGCTGTACCGGGTGATCCCGGTGATGTACGAAACCCTGGAGCACGCGATCCAGGAAACCTACGGCACGGCGCTGCCGCTGCCGCGGCTGCTGCGCTTCGGCACCTGGGTCGGCGGCGACATGGACGGCAACCCGAACGTGGATGCCGGCACCATCACCGCCACGCTCGACGCGCAGCGGCGCGCGGTGCTGGACCGCTATCTGAAGGAACTGTGGCAACTGGCCAGCCTGCTCAGCCAGTCGACCACCCTGGTCGCGGTCAGCGACGCGCTGCTGGCGCAATTGCAGCGCTACCGGCAACTGCTGCCCGAGGCCGCCGCGCGGTCGCGGCCGCGCCACGCCGACATGCCGTACCGCCTGCTCAACGACCTGATGCGGGCGCGGCTGCAGGCCACGCTGGACGATGCGCCCGGCGCCTACACCGCGCCGGCCGAACTGGAGCAGGACCTGCAACTGATCCTGGACAGCCTGCAGGCCAACAAGGGCCTGCACGCCGGCTGGTTCGCGGTGCGCCGGCTGCTGTGGCGGGTGCGCAGCTTCGGTTTCCACCTGGCGCGGCTGGACGTGCGCCAGGAATCGAGCGTGCATGCGCGCGCGGTGGCCGCGGCGCTGGGCGAGGACGACTGGGAGGCGAAGACGCCCGAGGAGCGCGCCAGCGTGCTCGGCGCCTACGCCGGCGGCGAGCAGACCCTGCAGACGGCGCCCGACGATGCCGGCAACGCGCGCCTGGACGCGGTGTTCGCCGCGCTCGCCGACGCGCGCGCGCGCCACGGCGCCGACGCGCTGGGCAGCTACATCATCAGCATGGCGCACAACCGCGCCGACGTATTGACCGTGCTGGCGCTGGCGCGGCGCGGCGGCCTGACCGACGCCGCCGGCGCGGTGCCGCTGGACATCGTGCCGCTGTTCGAGACCGTGGACGACCTGCGCGGCGGCACCGCGACCCTGCGCGATCTGCTCGCCGACCCGGTCTACCGCCGCCACCTGGCCGCGCGCGACGACGTGCAGATGGTGATGCTGGGTTATTCGGACAGCGGCAAGGACGGCGGCATCGCCGCCTCGCGCTGGGGCCTGCAGCGCGCGCAGGTGGAACTGCTGGAGGCGGCGGCCGACCTCGGCATCCGCCTGACCTTCTTCCACGGCCGCGGCGGCTCGATCGTGCGCGGCGGCGGCAAGACCACGCGCGCGCTGGAGGCGGCGCCGCGCGGCAGCGTCGACGGCCGCCTGCGCGTGACCGAGCAGGGCGAGGTGATCCACCGCAAGTACGGCATCCGCGCGCTGGCGCTGCGCTCGCTGGAGCAGATGACCGGCGCGGTGCTGCTGTCGAGCCTGCGCCCGCGCGCGGCGGACGCGCGCGAGGACGCATGGCGGCCGGTGATGGACATCGTCGCCGAGCACAGCACCGCCGCGTATCGCGATTTCGTCGGCGACGCCGAGTTCATGCGCTATTTCCGCCTGGCCACGCCCATCGACGTGATCGAGCGCATGACCCTGGGCTCGCGGCCGTCGCGGCGGCTGGGCCAGGACGCGGCGCTGGGCAACCTGCGCGCGATCCCCTGGGTGTTCGCCTGGAGCCAGGCGCGCGCGGTGATTCCGGGCTGGTACGGCGTCGGCAGCGGCCTGCGCGCGGCGGTCGAGGCCGGCCATGAGGACACGCTGCGCGAGATGGCCGCGCACTGGCCGTTCTTCCGTACCTTCCTCGACGACATCGCCATGGTCCTGTCCAAGGGCGACCTCAACATCGCCGAGATGTTCTCGCGCCTGGCCGGGCCGCTGCATGCGCGCTTCTTCCCGCGTATCCGCGACGAACTGGCGTTGACCAAGGGCTGGGTGAAGACGCTGACCGGGCAGGCCGCGCTGCTGCAGCACGATCCGCGGCTGGCCCTGTCGATCCGCCTGCGCAATCCCTACATCGATCCGATCAGCGTGCTGCAGGTGGACCTGCTGCAGCGCTGGCGCGCCACCGACGGCGAGGACGAGGATCTGCTGCGGGCGCTGGTGGCCTGCGTCAACGGGGTCGCGCAGGGCGTGCAGAACACCGGCTGA